The genomic window GGGAGACAGGGAGGAAGATGGCGTCTGGGGGCCGGGGGAGAGAGGGACTTCGTGTCCAGTGAGTGCAGCAGGTGTAAGGCAATAGGAACACCTGATTTCAGAGCAAATGAAAATTCCCcttctaacaacaacaaaattaacccagggctgaagagatggtatgGCAGATATggtgctttgcacgcagccagccctcgctcaaaccccagcaccccatatattcctTTGCTCCTCCACCATgactgatccttgagtgcagagccaggataaagccctaagcaccactaggtgtaacccggaaaaaaaaaattttttttttaaataaaataaaaaacgaacacatgcaccaaaaaaaaaaaaaaaagatccaggtGCTGTGCACACTTTTCCCCTCCCGAACCCCATCTAGTTGAGATTAACCAGCTATCAGAGAAGTAACACTCCTACTGCGACCCACAGGAAGCTGAGAACATGATGGTTACTGAATTCTACAAAGGAGAATGTTTACCTAGAGAGACGACAGTCTCATAGTTCTCCTGCATTACATCCTTGTAGAGGGCCTTCTGAGTGGGATCCAGTAATGCCCATTCTTCCTGGGAAAAATATAGGGCCACTTCTTCAAATGCCAACAAGTTCTAGGAAAAAGAATGGTCTTCAGCTCAGTCAGTACTTGCCACTACGGACACAGTCCTACCACCCAGCCCGTGAATTGCACAGTAATCCACGGACTGAAGACCAGGCATGATCGTTACAAAGCGAGAGAGGAACAAGCGGGCAAAGTACAGGCAAGTTGCCTGAGAAGTGTTAGATCTCCAGAGAGAACAGGTAAGGTAATGTGCTGCCGGGCACCTGCTGGGCAGCATGGCACAAAGGCAAAGGAGAACTACAGCTCACCTGGAACTCAGGCAAGATGAGCTTAGGTGCCACTGTCCAGTCTTTGGTGTTTGTCTGCTCGGGAAAGGCTAGAGGCTGGCATGCTGGAAGAGCTGTGGTTGGAAAAGAGCCAAATGAAATCTCTTATTTCTCTTAATATCCGGATTCTTTCTTGTGAGAGGGTGTtggggtatttgggccacacctggcggtgctcagcatcactcctggtaaagTTTCAGACCATACGTGGTGTCAGAGACCTAACCAGAGCTGCGTGTTAAGATaggcaccttaacccttgtatgttctttctggccccaagaaaacaattatttttttttttgcctccaatAATAACTTGTTTATagacaggcaaaaaaaaaatgtatttcacagggccaaagaaacagtacaaagatcaaggcacttgccttacacacaacagATGCTGGTTCAAGTCCTAGCACAGTATATGGTTCCCCAGCGCTGCCAAGAGTGAACcccgagtacagccaggtgtggcctaaaaacaaaaaaatatttgaaaatgaagtACTCAGGGACTCCAGTGTATTTTTTCCTGGCACACAACTATGTTCACATTCTGCCGACAGTCTATTTGTAATCCCAATTCCttctgcacttagtaattacgAAGTGGCCTAACCTTTTCCACTTTCACAACCAACAGGGCTCCTTCCTTATCAGAGTTCTGGAGCTTGGATATTTCTGGACTGCCCTGTAGGCCAACTCTCACTGTGCTCTACAACTGCTACCTGGGTGTAGGATGGGGTGAGTAGAGCCAGAGCAGGGTTCCAGAAACCGCTCACAGCATTCTACTCTGCTTTCTTACCTGCATAGCTCCCAGCATTAGAAAATTATTACAAAGTTTCTTACCCCTCTCACATAAAGGCTCAGTGTCTTTCTGAATGTTCCAGCTCAGCTGTTCTTGCAGACCCCTGTATGTATTCCAAAATTCTTCATTCTGACATAGGTTCACTGGCTGGAATTCTGGTGGCTTTAGCTTGGAACCTGGAGCAGCTGATATTTCTCCAAAGAGCACCATTTCCTTTCCCAGATCATGGGCTGCAACCTAGAATTAATCCCCATCCTTGTTAccagaaaatttaattttgatttgggtGTTGGTGGTTCGGGAGAAGAGCAAGTGAAAATTCAGAATGTAGAAAATGTGAGatactaaaagaaaattataaagactTAATGACATAAAATAATGGGCCACTGATATTACACAAAGAACTAGCTACAAATCTGGGAAAATCAGAATATAAGGCAAAGATATGGCTACTACCAGCCCTCTCATACTGAGGTCTTCCACCCAGCTGCATACAGCTCAGTTCAGACCATGAACTGCCTGTATAATTATACAGACCACCTATTCTCATGATTCTTTCCAAGACTTGCTCTCaacttccccagcaccacttggcgCTCTACACTGCAGGGGTGAACCTGGAGGTCCCTTTTTTAAAGGCtaagaaatacaatttttcaaGTCCTGTCACTTCCCCTTTATTAGGAAGATTTCAGAGAATGGAAATGAAATGCAAAGAAAAGGTAAAAGTTTAGTTCTATCTCCAAATGATGCTGATGACCAACGTctaccctgcccctgcccagtcTTCAGAGTCAGCTGCCACCTGCTAAGGGAATACCCTTGTCCTCAGTAGAGTCATAGGCCGACACTAACACAGGCAGTAGAGTTGTTTTTCTGGAGTACACTGAACACTATCTCTCAGCATTTTTTCTATCACTATTGAGATTTCATAAtcagtttgtttcctttttaatgcAGTCTCCCCCTAGTCATTTGATTTCTAAGAAGAAATCTGTTTgctatcatttttcttctttcataaaaATTTGGAGGGACCAGAGACAGTACAcagcataaggcacttgccttgcacacaactgatccaggctcaatccctggcacccaaaagTATCCCAAGAACCTGCCAGGTGTACGCTCTGAGCAaccatgaggtgtggcccaaaaaaccaaaataaaaagtccATTTTCTTCGTTTGGGGGGTCACAGCAGTAGCGCTGGGGAGCCAGTCCCTTGCTCTTTGCTCTggaaacatgtggtgccaggagaagcccaggtcttctgcatgcagagctagAGTTCCAATCatagctatctctttggccccttttatttgggagggaaggagggggggctacacccggcagtgctcgaggctactcctggctctgcactcataaattactcctggtgggcttggggaccataccatactcaggttggctgtgtgtaaggcaaaaagtactacccgctgtattatcgctccagccctaccctTGGATTTTTTAAGTATGTGTCATATCTGGTGGCTTGTAGGTAGGGCCCACTGGGATGAGGCGATGCCCCAATGTGTGGGGCCTGAACTGAGGGCCTGGGCTGTTAGGCACGTTCTCTTCCCCTGAACCACAACAACTggcccccttttttctttttaagcaccTCCCgtttctcatctgtcttttctctcaaTGTCTCCTACTGCCTTTGTTTCTAAACACCTAGTATGTGTCTTGACCAGTCAGGCTTATGACTCTTATTTAAACCTTGGCTCCAGCAAGCAAAAAGCAACTTCTCTTCAAGGCCAGAACAACAGTCACCACCAGAAGCTCTGAAAACTCTGGCATTGACTCTGCTAAAGGTCTGTTTCAGTTCTCGCTCTCTGTAAAGGTTCCCAAACTTGTGTAGCTTACTAACTCCCTttcagaggaaaaaaggaaacccTCTGAAACTCTacctttttctcctttatttttcttttttaaagggtGGCGGGGGtatttgttttgagccacacccagcaatattcaggagttactcctgactctgctctcaggaattgttcctggaggtctcagggaaccatataggatgctgggaactgaacttatATGCAGTtcacccgggttcagttcccagcatcctatatagttggATGATTAGcacaccctacctgccatgctatcattccaggcccTGGAACTCTACCTCCTTTCGAAGAACATTCCCCCACTTGCACCCAAGATTACTATGCCATGCCCTGCCACATGGTTCAGCATCCCCAAAAGCCAGAATTAAAGCTACAATACTGAAAGAATACAGGAGGCCAGGGCCagtgtacagcagggagggcacttgcctttcatgcagccagagcagattcaatctctagcacccatctggtcccccaagccccaccattgagtgatccctcagtgcagagccacgagtaagtcctaagcaccaccaggtgtgacacaaactaaaaaccaaaaacttagGTGACctagtttatttgatttttggactAACTGTCCACCCTCAAAATATCCACCTTCACCCTATTTTAGTATATTAGGAATTTTTCTTCTCACCCCATTCGTCATTTGAGCAGCTTCCCTCTGCCAGCATTCCACCAGCGCCACGGCCTCCTCAATGGTCTGCAGCCGGTGCTTCTTCAGCCGAGTCTCCGTGTCTCTGGGCAGGATGGTCAGGAACTGCTCGAGCACCAGCAGTTCCAAGATCCGTTCTTTCGAGTGGATCTCGGGCTTCAGCCACTGATGGCAGAACTTCTGAAGGTGGCTCACAGCCTCCCGGGGCCCAGCCTCTTCCTGATAGCGGAAGCTCCGGAAGTGCTGGCGAAAATTCTCAGATTGGAAAACGCCCCTTTGTGGAGTGTATTTCTTACTCTGACTGGAGCTCTCTCTCACAGGTCTTTTAGTCTCCCACAGAGCCCTGACGTGAGAGTTCAAGTATTCAGTCACCTTCAGGTCTACAGTCATCATTCTGCTCTAGGATCCTTTTACTTCTCACCAAAACAGCTTTGGCAGTTGACGCCCAGTCAGGTCTGGTACGAAATCAATAGCTGGATGTTTCCTAAGGCACTGAGTGCTGGGGGGAAAAACGCTCAGGTCATTTCAcaggatttaaaaacaaaacaaaaggaaacaaaagacagCTACAGGCCCTTGCAATCCCTTGAAAAATCAACTCTCAaggcttttatttctctcttcttctacCACTCACTTACACTACTGCACAGCCCACTGAAGGTAAGTGCCAATTGATGACAACATCTCATAAAAATAACCCAGGAGGCCGGGGCCGGAgcgttgatttttgttttgagtcattcctgagtgcagagccaggagtaacccctgagcatcgccgcgtgtgacccaaaaagcaaaaaactaaactAGGTGAGGACCGCGGCATCCGCCGCCTGTGGTTTCGGAACTGCCCCTACTCCAGCGGCGCTTCCTGTTGCCACCGGCCCAGCCTCACGCGGCGGCGGGGCCACCCCGAGCTTGTCCTGGATTCTGCCGTCAAGTACCTGCGTGCAGGGACGGGGCGCCCGCCGCTCCGGCGCGGAGGAACCTTCACCGCGCGTCACTTTCCTTCCCGGGCGCTCGAAGACCTGGGGAAGGGGACAGCGGTGAGGGGGGCGCGCGACACCAACGCCGACAGAGTCCCGGGAAGCCCCGGCCGGGTCTGGCCTCGGCGGCGTGGCCCGGGGAGCGGGGGCGCCACAGCCGCCTGAGCCCTGAGAGGGAACCGCGGCGGGATCACCCGGGCCGCCCCGTCCTCCGCACCTCAACCGCCGCGGCCGCGAGCCTCCCGCCATCCGCCCCCACGTCGGAGAAGCCTGGCACCACCGAAGCCCGCCAAGGGCTCCAGACCGTTTTTACCCCGCGGCCAGgagcgagagagcgagcgagcgaccGTGCGAGCCCGCCAACCGGAAGCAGAAACGACGCATTTCCGGGGCGTCTCCGTTCCAGCTACCGGCCCGGAAGCGACTTCCGGCCCGGGTAGCGGAGCCGGGAAAGAGTTAAAGCCACCGAGTCTCCGGTCCGCCGAGGCCTAGAGGGGAGGGGCCTGCACGCAGCCCCGCAAGCCGCGTCTTCGTCTCGCCTCCCAGACGCGCGGCGGCGTTTGCTGGGGAGCCCGCGCAGCCCCTCCAGTGAGAGGCCGTTCCCGACGGAAACGGCGGGCCCGAGGGGCCTGGGCCCTTGTCAGGGCGGCGCGTCCCTCACGATCGCTTTTGGCCATGTGAGGTGGGTCTGACCTGTGCCGCGGCTCCGTCTGTTTCTCCTTGACCGAGACCGTGGGCCTGAGGAGCGACGCGCAGGGTCGCGCGGGGACCCAGCCGCCCCGCTGCCCCTTCTCCCCGCGAGGCTGTGCGCGATCACGGCCCCGGGCCCCGAGGCCGATTGGCAGCCGGGGAACCAAAGCCCCCGCGGGCCCGCCCCAGGGAAAGGCCTGAGGCCGGAGAGCGGCGAAGAACGCTTTGTGCAGTTAGGTGTCGTCGGGCTGGCTCGGGAACTGAGAACAAGAGCAAGGCCCTGGGACGGGCAGCCGGGAGGGCGCGGGCTTGTCACCAGCCGACTCGTGCAGCACCTCAGAGGGCCCCTACCCCACCTCCCGTCGCAACCGCTGTCCCCCAAAAGGCGGAAAGAAAAGAAGGTCCCGTGAGCTTTCTATGCAGTTTGAGTGGGAATAGAGATTGCATCTACTCAGGTGGGTCCTGGAGCACTGTTTTTAAGAGAACCGCTTTCTAGGCCAGATCTGCAGCAGGTAAGTTTAATGCCAGTGAAAATGGACCAGTTATGAGCCATTAGACTTTTCGAGCTGTTGGAGACAGTCTGGCGCTGAGAGTTCTCTTGAATCCTTTTGGGAGAAAAGGCGGAGTCAGAAGCTATAAATACCTGCCTAGGTCACGCGTGTGCTTCGGACTACCTTGTCTTGCACTAGGCGCACTTCGTTAGCATCTGTCTCTGTGCCGGTTCAGAACCAGTGACAGTTATGCTTTCATCATACTGCATGACACCCCACAGCACTGCCTGCTGGCGTCACTGGCAGGCCCGTTTCCTAGCATGGCTAACGAATGGCTAGGGGGGACGCGAGGAGGAATGAGAAACCCCCCAGGACAACTGGTGAAGAGCCACTGTTGGTTTTCACTGTTTGAAGTTTAGGACCGGGGTTACTTCTCCATGCTTGTAGAACCCACAAAAAAATCCCCGAACTTTTCACTTAGACTTCACCTTCCCCTGTatgggcacaggtggagagaCACTAAGTCTGCTCCAGGGAAAGAACGATGAAAAGAAACGCCTGGAGTTTGCTCCAGGATACTATAGCAAGCTGCAAGTTTTATCTAAGTGACCACCAGAGTTAACAGTGATTCTCCTGAGTagcaaataaatgtatttttcgaTTAAAAAGTTACCTCAGGGCCAGCAGGATAGCGGTTAGGAcacgtgcctggcacacagctgaccctttTTATCTCTGACATCCAGTatggcagagccaagagtaagccctaagcacagagaggtgtagcaaaaaggaaaaaaaaaaagctaccttTTAGTTGTTGGCCTTCGCTCTGTCTCTTTTAAGCTTAACTTTCTGGCTCTACAATATTATCGTATCCTTGCAGGATTCCCTGTGCTCCTTGAAGTGGTATTTCTTGCACAAATGTAGGAGGGAAACCAATGGTCTGCACCCTCCTGGGTTCCTAAAGGAAAGACGTGCAAGAGTTCTGTGTAGCTGAATAAATGAAAGCCAGAAAGCCCTGCTCTGAAGGAGAGGAAAACTAGCTGAAAGAGCATTTTCCTCATCCCGCTGacaatcttttctttcttcacagCACCTGGAATGGATATAAGTAGCAGTTTTAATTTCTTCCCATGAGGGTATCTGGAATGAGAACCATGAAATTAATCTAGGCTAGGACATTTCTAAGAACCTGAAAGGGCACTAGGCAGCACCAGGAGAATCTGAAACGAATTGAGGGCACGGCTACAGAAGAGCCTGTCGACAGGATTCATGGGAAATAACTAATCAGAAACGCCAACAGAAGAAATCGTTTCACTTTCTTCAGGCAGTGGAAAATTTGAGTCATGGTTCAAAtgaagcaaaatcaaaacaaaaaatctcaaGTATGAAAAGTTTGTTATTTAGCATGCTAATGTAAATTTAGGAAAATGAGCAGGACagctctttaaaattttattggcacAAAAATCTATCTGTAAAGCTTTTGAACTTCTATCAAAGAATTgccataattttgaaaataatatccaaaatatggaaaagtttcagtgaaaaaCAATACTTGAGAATATGCAGGATGTACAAAAGAAGATGACCAGACAGCAGCAAAAAGCTAACAAATTACTTATAAattacttcagtaaaataaacCTTCAAGTTAAAGCTCATTCTCTGGGAAAGACTATTCTGAGTTACTTTCGTGGCAACAAAAATTAGGTTTCATTCATATGGCAACAGAGCTTACTTTCTTTACCTCAAGTACTATATAACTCCCTGAATTTCAACTTTCCAGACATCCCAATGTTTGGGGGTCTTTGTATTAATTCAGGCATGGATTGTTGTGGCCCAGTGAACTATGTAAAGAAGAATATATAAGCATAGCTTTCTTTTTTGACAGGTAAAATCAGGTCCTTTGGAAGAAAAACCTCACTGCCTACCAGCTATACAAAATGACACTGTTTTGCCTTTAAGTCTCCCATTTCCCCAGGACCattttttattgagaatttttctcTTCTGGGTCTACTGTGGGCACATCTCAGCTCTTCCTTTTGGGTCATCCCACAGTGAGTCTGGGAAAGCAAGTATTTTTGTTATTCCCGATGGGTGCTGCTACctctggggagggagggccaCGCCGGGTCCTGAGAAGTGACATGCTTGCCATTCAGGAGCAGTAACAATAGGACAGGCAGCTTGCTGAGTCCACCTTTATCTTTAGACTGGCCCTTCAATCATGAGCCCCTACCCTTTTAGCCAATTGCCTATAAAACCTGTTTTCTTAGGTTTTTAACTAGTCTGGAGGgaatcttttttgaaaaatgtttcctCCATTTCGGTAagttttttccatatattttctgCTGGTTGTTAGAAGTCAAATTCAATATGAACAAGAGAGGGAAATACACAACACTGAATTTGGAGGAGAAAATGAAGGTCTTGAGTCGGATAGAGGCTGGACGGTCTCTTAAAAGTGTGATGGATGAATTTGGAATCAGTAAATCAACATTTTATGAcattagaaagaataaaaaattgattttggaCTTTGTACTGAAGCAGGACATGCCGTTAGTAGGAgctgaaaagagaaagaggacaaCAGGAGCCAAATACGGTGATGTGGATGACGCAGTGTATACGTGGTACCAGCGGAAACGCTCGGCGGGTATCAGCGTCCGCGGCGTGGAGCTGCAGGCTGCTGCGGACAGGTTTGCACAGTGCTTTGGGCGAACCGACTTCAAAGCCAGCACGGGTTGGCTTTTTCGATTTCGAAACAGGCATGCAATTGGGAACCGAAAAGTATGTGGGGAACAAGTCCTAAGCTCAGAAAACGTTGAGCCATTTCGACAAAAACTGTCCAATCTTATCAAAGAAGAGAAATTGTGTCTAGCTCAACTATACAGTGGTGATGAGACAGACCTCTTTTGGAAGTCAACGTCAGAAAACACTCAAGcaagcagaaaagacatctgcctGCCCgggaagaaaataaacaaagagcGGCTGTCTGCTCTTTTATGTGCAAATGCAGACGGAAGTCATAAATTGAAGTCAATTATTATTGGCAAGTCGAAGCTGCCCAGAAGTGTGAAAGAGGACACAAGTACTTTACCTGTGATATATAAACCGAGTAAAGATGTTTGGTTCACCAGAGAATCATTTGCAGAATGGTTCTTTCAAAACTTTGTTCCCGAGGTCCGGCATTTCCAACGCAATGTTCTAAGATTCCATGAAGAGGATGTCAGAGCACTGTTACTTCTGGATAATTCCCCAGTTCACCCGTCTGCTGAATCATTAGCCAGTGAGGACGGTCGAATAAAATGCCTGTTTTTCCCCCATAACACTTCAACCTTGATTCAACCTATGAATCAAGGTGTCATTCTGAGCTGCAAAAGACTTTACAGGTGGAAGCAACTTGAAGAGAgccttgtcatctttgaagaaagtGACGATGAACaagataaaggagaaaaaggagtttccaaaataaaaatctacaaCATAAAAAGTGCAGTTTTTAACTGGGCAAAGAGTTGGGATGAAGTACAACAAATAACTATAGCAAATGCATGGGAAAATCTTCTTTACAAAAAGGAACCTGAGCATGACCTTCAACGCTTAGATGATGGGGATTACAGAGAAATTCTTGAGAAATGTGGAGAGTTAGAAAACAAGCTGGTTGGTGGTAAGACATGGTTAAGTGACAAAGAGGAAGCAAAAGTtagcccccaaaacacaaaaggtGGGATGACTAAGGAAGTTGCTCAGCAAGCAGGGGGGGCGATTGCTGAATGTACGCTGTCTGCTATAAGAGAGAGTTTGGACTCTCTTCTTGACTTCATTGATGCCACGCCCGAGTTTCAGAGGTTCCATTTCAcgttaaaagaaatgaaacaagaaaTAATCAAGAAACAGATTCATAATAGAATCCATTCTAGAACGGGTAACTTTTTAAAACCTCAGTCACATATTAAGGAGTCCTTCAATATACCTTCAACTTCCAGTTCTAATAATTAGATTTTGTGTTTAACTGTTTTTTTCTGCAGTTAATATATAGTGTAAACCTGTTGTGAATTGTCTTTATTTCTTATCAAATGACCTTATTTTGTATATCTATTCTAATTTATGCTGGTTAcaaaataacttgaaaataaatctgtttctttaaatgtataaatagttcgctcttttttttctactttagacAAGGCTCTGAAGAGTGAAAAATTACTGTCCCAGATTTACTGTCTCATGGAAATGTGGCTAGGACATTAACTTTTATCAGTGTGAAAgccagaaatagtacagagattaaggtgctttgATCTGCAGGTAACCATCCTCTGCTTTGATCCTGGTACCaaatatggtccaccgagcactgccagaagtgatcactgagcagtcAGTGCATGCCCGGCCTGAGCTGCATCATgttgtggcaccaaaacaaaaatagtatcaATATATTCATAGCTTTTAATATATGCTGATgagttttttttaacctttttattgagtcactgtgagacagacccttaccaagctgctcatgattgggtcccagtcatacagtattccaacacccatagcTCCACCagcgtttcccagcaccagtgtccccaggctccctcccatcacccctgaccgcccactccctgcctgcctctatggcagacacctctccctctccctccctctctctccaccccccacccctcttggGCATTGATGTTTGCAATactggtactgaaaggttatcaaaaatgtccctttacctactttttaacactcagttcttgtccagcgtgatcattcccagctattattatcatagcagtctcttctctatctgacctaccctcagccccacacacacttgtgcttaGATCCAGCCACTTGCCAGTCCtaacccattttccctggccgtgGATATCAGTcacctacatatatacatatgtatgtatatatgtgtatatatgtatgtatatatgtatatgcacatatatacatacatatttacacatatatttaaatatatatgctgaTAAGTTCTAATTACCATTTTCTTTGGGAACTATATGGAGCAATGCTGAgggctactgctggctcagtACTCGGGGCCCTGCAATCCTGGGAGTCAAACCAGGGATCCCATATGCAAATACAAAAGGCTctagcctgttgagctatttccctg from Sorex araneus isolate mSorAra2 chromosome 4, mSorAra2.pri, whole genome shotgun sequence includes these protein-coding regions:
- the ZNF75A gene encoding zinc finger protein 75A isoform X1 — encoded protein: MMTVDLKVTEYLNSHVRALWETKRPVRESSSQSKKYTPQRGVFQSENFRQHFRSFRYQEEAGPREAVSHLQKFCHQWLKPEIHSKERILELLVLEQFLTILPRDTETRLKKHRLQTIEEAVALVECWQREAAQMTNGVAAHDLGKEMVLFGEISAAPGSKLKPPEFQPVNLCQNEEFWNTYRGLQEQLSWNIQKDTEPLCERALPACQPLAFPEQTNTKDWTVAPKLILPEFQNLLAFEEVALYFSQEEWALLDPTQKALYKDVMQENYETVVSLALFVLPKPKVISCLEHGEEPWVQGPIECKDSPGMLPAGLKFKNDIENHQPICLSNLEVQAPGDTVSKKIKIKVPQKTTGEENHGDMQKAGKWHRDSPVKKKKKLSSWKQELLKLMDLHKKHRAGEKPFKCQECGKSFKVSSDLIKHQRIHTEEKPYKCQQCDKRFRWSSDLNKHLTTHQGIKPYKCSWCGKSFSQNTNLHTHQRTHTGEKPFTCHECGKKFSQNSHLIKHRRTHTGEQPYSCSTCRRNFSRRSSLLRHQKLHR
- the TIGD7 gene encoding tigger transposable element-derived protein 7, with protein sequence MNKRGKYTTLNLEEKMKVLSRIEAGRSLKSVMDEFGISKSTFYDIRKNKKLILDFVLKQDMPLVGAEKRKRTTGAKYGDVDDAVYTWYQRKRSAGISVRGVELQAAADRFAQCFGRTDFKASTGWLFRFRNRHAIGNRKVCGEQVLSSENVEPFRQKLSNLIKEEKLCLAQLYSGDETDLFWKSTSENTQASRKDICLPGKKINKERLSALLCANADGSHKLKSIIIGKSKLPRSVKEDTSTLPVIYKPSKDVWFTRESFAEWFFQNFVPEVRHFQRNVLRFHEEDVRALLLLDNSPVHPSAESLASEDGRIKCLFFPHNTSTLIQPMNQGVILSCKRLYRWKQLEESLVIFEESDDEQDKGEKGVSKIKIYNIKSAVFNWAKSWDEVQQITIANAWENLLYKKEPEHDLQRLDDGDYREILEKCGELENKLVGGKTWLSDKEEAKVSPQNTKGGMTKEVAQQAGGAIAECTLSAIRESLDSLLDFIDATPEFQRFHFTLKEMKQEIIKKQIHNRIHSRTGNFLKPQSHIKESFNIPSTSSSNN